TTGTATttacagtccaaaaaaaaaaaaattgagtagataAATTATACTGCATAGGTTTGAGCCAAAATCCGACAAATCCACTCTCTGGTGGGTTGCTAGCGGCTTGCGTGGCCGGTGGGAGAGATGAAATAAAAGTGGAGTCCAATCGGCAGTGGAGCCAAGTCCCAAGTGTTTGGCATTACAAAGAATAGAAGATAGACTCTAGCATCTTCtgtctccttaaaaaaaaaaaaaattctcttaaaaACCCCAATACATCTCTTGCGTCTAGAAGACATGCAAACATTCTCTTAAAAGTTCTTGGACTTGAAATCACAAATTGCATCCAGCATCTTCAAAAAGAATTGCTGTAACAAGCCCACTGGGACAACTCTAGACAAATAATTCCTTTTGTCCAGAATTCCTCTTAGATAACAAACATTCCGGAACATGAACTCGTGCTATATAATTGACttgaaaaatgaaaaataaatgaaaATCTCTTTTCTACACAGTTTCTCAagtgctcattgttaaatataaAGGCACCAACCAGATAATTAAAAACATGATTTAGAAGCTAAACAAGAATAAGAAATTTAAATGATGCTTCTTTTTTCAGAATACAAGGAATCCTTAGTTTACTTCCGCCAACTCATACCAAAATATTGTAATCCAATAAATAAAGGTTTCAACTTTCAAGGGCACATAGTGACCCTTTACTCTTTCACTCATAGGTCAATCCATGACCTCTCTGAATATCAATTATTTCTCGGCTCATTCCACCATCCCACCCAATGAGTTATTAGAATTCCTGTTCAATGATATTCTTTTTCCAAAGAACCCTAACAATTACTAGGAACTATTTCAGGTTGTTTCATTTAGTTAGCCCATattcaagcaaaaaaaataaaaaataaatagagaagcaaAAATCCATGGAACAAAATATGTTTCAACTTCAActcataaaaatttattgaaaagatataaaattaaattacacacacacacacacacacgtatgtaTTAACATAATGTGAAAATCAGTGTAGTGAGaagtaaattataaataactagtGTAAATGAATACTAAAGGTACACATGTTCATGTGCAAAGCATATTACTATCTAGGAAGTATTAAAAAAAAAGGcactttcatcatcaaaaattatttaagaaaactTAGGGTGAGGACCACTTGACATCAAATGCTGAATTGCTTCAAGGCTATGTTTTATACTCTTGATCTTCAGAAATTGCATGCTTCAAAGCATTTACCTTTCCATTTACAAAAATCAACAGGCCAAAAGCACCCATGTCCATACTATGTATTTATCCTTAGATGTCAtgatagatttataacaaccagAAGCTTCCTTCCACGTTGCATTCTGGATTAATTCTTGATGTAGAAGGGAGGAACTTTGTACCCTCCAAGGATACCTCCCACAGCCATTTCAGACACTACAGTTATAGGCTAGAGGTGAACCATTGCATTAAGAACAATTACCTAACACTAGTTCACCCACCTTCACATCTAATTTAGACGACTCTTCTCCGTCAAAGCATATTATGGACTTGCTCAAAATTCGCTGGACCATGGTGAACATGAATAACTCCTTTCATTTgtcataaaataatataatattataccaCCTGAAAAAGAAATTTCCCCGACCAAGACACATCCCTCTAACATAACGATCCACAATAAGCATCTAAGACTAAGACTACAGGTATTCACATGGCAAATTTATTACAAGGCATAAGTGATGATGTAGTAGAGAACAATGCAGGCAAATTCTTTCAACCTATTCCTCCAGGTAATCTTTCCTGTAGAGTAACAGGTCAAAAGTAACTAAACTGAATGGAGATTACTACTAactaaaagagaagaaaggatagtTATTTCCAGAGTCCCTGTACCTTCTAATTAACAAGACAGAATTATCCAAACTAATAATTACGAATGAAAACATCagatccacaacttaagaagtaCAAGTTCTGAAAGGAAACCTCTTATCAGCTCCCGGAGGACTTGAGCTCCTCCAACGTAGACTTGATCTGGTCTTGCAGGAGCTCTATCCGCTTCAAGTACACCTCCAGCTCCAGGATCTGTTGCTTCTTCCATTTCTCATCCACCGCCGCCCCTGAGCCTGGAAGACTTGCCGGGCTTCCGCCGAGGCAGAATGGTATTGGGCTCAGTGCCGCTGCACCACCGCCTAGCCCTGGCCCTGGTCCTGGCCCTAGCCCCAATAAACCAGCCCCACCACTGAGACCTGGACCCAGCGGCCCCCCGGTTGCCGAGTATATCAGCTCCTTGAACAGCGGTGAGAGGCAACTCTTCACCGTCTCCTCGATGATGCCCGGGATCGCAGCAGCAGCTGACGACGAAGGCACTTGGGTTACCGGGACCGAGTTCCCTACCGGAACCCCTACTGTTGCGGGGCTTGCTGATGCTGCCGTTGCCGTTGCCGCTTCTGCTGTTCTCCTTCTGAAACGCCTCCGTGATCTTGACATCCGTCTGTCTGAATTCATGGCTCCATCGGGAGCGGAGACGGCTTCAATGGCATAGGCATTGTTCGGGGTGTTGAGATCGTCGTCGTCGCTGTCACGAGCCCTCTTCACATTGGCACTCCAGATATTGCGAGCTATGTCGTAGATGTCCTTTTCATGGGAGCTCCTAAAGGCGAAATCTTTCCCCATGGACCGCATCCGGCTGACGACGTTCCGGTACTTCTTCTTCAGCCGGCGGAGCTTCTCGATGAGCTGGTTCTTGGTGAACTCCAGCTGGAGCCGCTTCTTGATCTCCTCGTAGAACGGGCCGGTGTCGTACTGGTGGGAAGCGAAGGTGGTGCCGCGCCGGGAAGTGAACTCGAGAAACCCTTGCAAGATAGTGATCTCCTCCTCGTCGGTCCACAGCCGCTGGAAGAGCCGCCGGGAGTCATCGTATCCGCCGCcgacagcggcgaccgcgacGGGGAACGGCTTCCTGTCCTCGTACGGCTGGGTGACGGGATCGGAGGAGGATGGCGTGCAGAGGCCACCAGCCGCCGTCGCGGCGGGAGTAGAGGGCGCAGCGGCAGAGAGGGGAAGAATAGGGATGGCGCCGTTCTGCGGGGCGAAGCCGGGATCTGCGGCGGAAGCAGGGTTGGGGTTAGGGTTTGAGGGGGGGTTAGCGTTTGGGGCGGCGCGGTCAGAGGAGGATGTGGAGGGGGTGGTGCCATTGAGTCCCTCCTCCGCGGGCTTCGCGAGGAGAGGAGGCGCGGCCGCCACTGCCACGCCGGCGAAGGCAGGTGGCTGCACGGCCTCAGCATCGTCGTCCTCGtagtcttcctcttcctcctcctcgctGTCGTCGCCCTCCAtgtcgtcgtcgtcgtcgtcgtcgtcgtcgaAGAAGGCGCGCTCCTCTTCGTCTTCAGCTGAAGGCATGACTTCTTCTCGGCTTTTTCTCAAGCACTTGGCCAACGATGCTTTGGGTCTGGATCCAGAGATCTGGGTTAAaactagggttagggtttgaaCGCGGTGGCACGGGGTCAGAAAGACTCCTACTATTACCCACCTCTATGGCTATACACGGTATAGTCGGTGTAGAATCGTTAACCAGACCCGTTCGATCTCATCTCAGTGGCTCCAATTTCGTGTTTTTGTATGGTAGACTCGTTGGGCCTCCGTGGTGAAGGGTGTGTGGATTGATGGTTTCGAACCAAAGGAACAATTCCTGTGGGCCGTTCGATTGGTCAACCAGAGATGTGATTGGAATTTGTCGATCGGACGGCTAAGATGTTGGTGGTGTCAATTTCGATGACACGTACAGGTAGCGGTGACATGGTGCCACGTGATTGTGAGTCAGACAGAGAGAGAAGAAGGATGGCAGGGTCCGAAGCCGTTTCCGGATAAATCCCTGAACGAAGAGGGAAATTTCAATGACCCGGATATATCCAAATTATTTATTCCACCAAGCCAATATAATAAGCATTAGTTTTAGAGGAGTTGAGTCAGGACTCTTAATATAATTTTGTATAAAAGTAAAATAATACCAACTCCAGTAATTATTCCTCCGAGCCAATATAATAAGCATTTGTTTTAAAGGAGACTCTTAATATAATtttgtataaaaataaaataataacaacTCCAGTAATTATATTTTACTATCCTAGTAATCATTGTTATCTAAAAATAATACGCGAAAAGTGGTCAGTgagtggcaaaaaaaaaaaataatgggctttttacccaaaaaaaatagATAGTGGGTTCCAACAACATGCGCACATGAATAGCACCAGCCGTATCGAGTGTATGTTGTAgtactctcaaaaaaaaaaaaaaaaaggtttgttGTGGCTTGTGGTCAAAAAGGCCATAAATGAGAGCGGCTCTTTCTGTACCTGAGCAACCTGAGCGTAGTGCGTTGAGATTCGGGCTATTTTTTTCTTAGATGTGGTCGCCGGTGACCTGATTAGCTATCGCAATCGTCGATGTGATGGACGATCGCGAAGAAGATGAGAGAACGACCGGGTATCTCAAAAAATGGTATCCAATCGAAGACGAGCTGGAAAGAGGCACTGCAAGGGCGAACGATGTGAGTTTCGCTGGATATGTCATCGGAGGAGGTGACAGAGCTCAttcaataatttttgaagatcatGGATGATGAgatgtataaaaattttatatatatattttaaaaattttataataaaaaaatattaaattaaattatttaatctataaatgcatatgttgcggccaatcgcctcgtcgtccgatcgcgggaagcgtgcacctgcaaaaatgagaagtccactctgaccggagacggctccggggggaccctccgacggtcaagtcagagaggtgactgggcaacagtgaaatgtagacagagagctcgatcgagagagagagagagggagaggagcgagcctgtgcttttgggagtcgagaagtgggagagatggagcggatcccttgcactgttgccttccccggtttatatagtg
Above is a genomic segment from Elaeis guineensis isolate ETL-2024a chromosome 1, EG11, whole genome shotgun sequence containing:
- the LOC105035481 gene encoding probable transcription factor At3g04930, with amino-acid sequence MPSAEDEEERAFFDDDDDDDDDMEGDDSEEEEEEDYEDDDAEAVQPPAFAGVAVAAAPPLLAKPAEEGLNGTTPSTSSSDRAAPNANPPSNPNPNPASAADPGFAPQNGAIPILPLSAAAPSTPAATAAGGLCTPSSSDPVTQPYEDRKPFPVAVAAVGGGYDDSRRLFQRLWTDEEEITILQGFLEFTSRRGTTFASHQYDTGPFYEEIKKRLQLEFTKNQLIEKLRRLKKKYRNVVSRMRSMGKDFAFRSSHEKDIYDIARNIWSANVKRARDSDDDDLNTPNNAYAIEAVSAPDGAMNSDRRMSRSRRRFRRRTAEAATATAASASPATVGVPVGNSVPVTQVPSSSAAAAIPGIIEETVKSCLSPLFKELIYSATGGPLGPGLSGGAGLLGLGPGPGPGLGGGAAALSPIPFCLGGSPASLPGSGAAVDEKWKKQQILELEVYLKRIELLQDQIKSTLEELKSSGS